A genomic window from Elaeis guineensis isolate ETL-2024a chromosome 3, EG11, whole genome shotgun sequence includes:
- the LOC105042051 gene encoding uncharacterized protein isoform X2 — MAHRRSGFWHQFSLKEGSLHVASIYAGKESIQLQGTSIIAELKYLLNLLTLCWHFSKKPFPIFLEATGYSQEDVLFQEPKAGILKPAFTILVDKSTKCILLLIRGTHSIRDTLTAATGAVVPFHHTVVHQGGVSDVVLGYAHCGMVAAARWIAKLATPCLVQALHEYPDYKLKIIGHSLGGGTAAILTYVLREQQEFATTTCVTFAPAACMTWELAESGTHFITSVINAADLVPTFSAASVDDLRTEVTASAWLNDLRSQIEQTRILSTVYRSATALGSRLPSIASAKARVAGAGAILRPVSSGTQVVMRRARNVAQAAWTRQPLRLSSWSCIGPRRRNKPSVSGLRLEESGRESSTSTETIEPLVTLTGTTTVETTEVITSEGVGWTSEIGCSHTCETSHAADVEDDNNDSDGEDLMSHGRKEDSMTEVELWQQLENELYRPRENGEAEMDKEIQEENAAAAEVAESTSEGVLTETKEVHRFYPPGKIMHIVTILPDETTDQDVNADDDDESTEPEPKIGIFLTPRTLYGKLRLSQTMINDHYMPSYKRNIELVISELEKEISTDGSLHDEVAL; from the exons ATGGCCCATAGGAGATCTGGCTTTTGGCATCAGTTTTCTCTTAAAGAG GGAAGCTTACATGTAGCTAGTATATACGCTGGAAAGGAGAGTATACAGCTTCAAGGAACATCAATTATTGCTGaactaaaatatcttttaaatttgttGACTCTTTGCTGGCATTTTTCAAAAAAGCCATTCCCAATATTCTTGGAGGCCACTGGTTACTCTCAAGAAGATGTTCTATTCCAGGAACCTAAAGCAGGA ATATTGAAGCCTGCATTTACAATTTTAGTTGACAAAAGTACAAAATGTATTCTGCTGTTGATTAGGGGAACCCATAGCATCAGAGATACTTTGACAGCTGCAACTGGTGCGGTGGTACCATTCCATCATACTGTTGTACATCAAGGTGGTGTCAGTGATGTAGTTTTAGGCTATGCACACTGTGGAATGGTTGCAGCTGCCCGGTGGATTGCGAAACTTGCAACTCCTTGCCTTGTGCAAGCACTACATGAATATCCAGATTACAAACTAAAA ATAATTGGGCACTCACTTGGTGGAGGCACAGCAGCCATTTTAACATATGTTTTGCGGGAGCAGCAGGAGTTTGCCACCACTACTTGTGTTACATTTGCTCCAG CTGCTTGTATGACATGGGAGTTGGCAGAGTCCGGCACACATTTTATTACTTCAGTTATTAATGCTGCTGATTTGGTGCCAACATTTTCAGCTGCTTCAGTAGACGATCTGCGAACTGAG GTGACAGCATCAGCTTGGCTGAACGACCTTCGAAGTCAAATTGAGCAGACAAGAATACTGAGTACAGTTTATCGTTCTGCTACTGCCCTTGGGTCTAGACTTCCATCAATTGCCAGTGCTAAAGCAAGAGTAGCTGGGGCTGGTGCTATCCTACGCCCCGTTTCTAGTGGCACACAG GTTGTGATGAGGAGAGCTCGGAACGTGGCTCAGGCTGCATGGACTCGACAACCACTCCGCCTATCATCATGGTCATGTATTGGGCCCCGTCGTCGCAACAAACCCTCTGTCTCAGGTTTAAGATTAGAAGAAAGCGGTAGAGAATCCTCCACTTCAACTGAAACTATTGAACCTCTGGTGACATTAACTGGGACCACCACTGTGGAAACCACAGAGGTCATCACCTCGGAGGGTGTAGGATGGACTTCAGAAATAGGGTGCTCTCATACCTGTGAAACATCCCATGCTGCTGATGTGGAGGATGATAACAATGATAGTGATGGTGAAGATCTCATGAGTCATGGTAGGAAGGAGGACAGCATGACTGAGGTTGAGCTGTGGCAGCAACTTGAGAATGAGTTGTACAGGCCGAGGGAGAATGGAGAAGCTGAAATGGACAAAGAAATACAGGAGGAGAATGCTGCTGCTGCTGAGGTAGCCGAGAGCACATCAGAGGGTGTGCTCACCGAAACGAAGGAGGTTCATAGGTTCTACCCCCCAGGAAAAATCATGCACATAGTGACCATCCTTCCTGATGAGACAACAGACCAAGATGTAAATGCCGATGATGACGATGAAAGCACAGAACCAGAGCCTAAGATTGGGATTTTCTTGACACCAAGGACATTATATGGTAAATTGAGGCTCTCGCAGACAATGATCAACGACCATTACATGCCAAGTTACAAAAGGAATATTGAGCTTGTGATCAGCGAACTTGAGAAAGAAATCTCTACAGATGGATCCCTTCATGATGAAGTTGCTTTGTAG
- the LOC105042051 gene encoding uncharacterized protein isoform X1: MATATMATAAGAAALLYYTLSRRLQAERSQDDGECENDGDGSKSTLLKRNRLSQRPTRAPATWLETISTLSETLRFTYSETLGKWPIGDLAFGISFLLKRQGSLHVASIYAGKESIQLQGTSIIAELKYLLNLLTLCWHFSKKPFPIFLEATGYSQEDVLFQEPKAGILKPAFTILVDKSTKCILLLIRGTHSIRDTLTAATGAVVPFHHTVVHQGGVSDVVLGYAHCGMVAAARWIAKLATPCLVQALHEYPDYKLKIIGHSLGGGTAAILTYVLREQQEFATTTCVTFAPAACMTWELAESGTHFITSVINAADLVPTFSAASVDDLRTEVTASAWLNDLRSQIEQTRILSTVYRSATALGSRLPSIASAKARVAGAGAILRPVSSGTQVVMRRARNVAQAAWTRQPLRLSSWSCIGPRRRNKPSVSGLRLEESGRESSTSTETIEPLVTLTGTTTVETTEVITSEGVGWTSEIGCSHTCETSHAADVEDDNNDSDGEDLMSHGRKEDSMTEVELWQQLENELYRPRENGEAEMDKEIQEENAAAAEVAESTSEGVLTETKEVHRFYPPGKIMHIVTILPDETTDQDVNADDDDESTEPEPKIGIFLTPRTLYGKLRLSQTMINDHYMPSYKRNIELVISELEKEISTDGSLHDEVAL, translated from the exons ATGGCGACGGCGACCATGGCAACTGCAGCCGGTGCTGCTGCTCTTCTTTACtatacattgagtcggagattacAGGCTGAACGGTCTCAAGATGATGGTGAATGTGAAAATGATGGTGATGGGTCCAAATCTACTCTCCTCAAAAGGAATCGTTTGTCTCAGAGGCCGACACGGGCCCCTGCAACGTGGTTGGAGACTATATCAACCTTGTCAGAGACACTTAGGTTCACTTACTCTGAGACTTTGGGTAAATGGCCCATAGGAGATCTGGCTTTTGGCATCAGTTTTCTCTTAAAGAGGCAG GGAAGCTTACATGTAGCTAGTATATACGCTGGAAAGGAGAGTATACAGCTTCAAGGAACATCAATTATTGCTGaactaaaatatcttttaaatttgttGACTCTTTGCTGGCATTTTTCAAAAAAGCCATTCCCAATATTCTTGGAGGCCACTGGTTACTCTCAAGAAGATGTTCTATTCCAGGAACCTAAAGCAGGA ATATTGAAGCCTGCATTTACAATTTTAGTTGACAAAAGTACAAAATGTATTCTGCTGTTGATTAGGGGAACCCATAGCATCAGAGATACTTTGACAGCTGCAACTGGTGCGGTGGTACCATTCCATCATACTGTTGTACATCAAGGTGGTGTCAGTGATGTAGTTTTAGGCTATGCACACTGTGGAATGGTTGCAGCTGCCCGGTGGATTGCGAAACTTGCAACTCCTTGCCTTGTGCAAGCACTACATGAATATCCAGATTACAAACTAAAA ATAATTGGGCACTCACTTGGTGGAGGCACAGCAGCCATTTTAACATATGTTTTGCGGGAGCAGCAGGAGTTTGCCACCACTACTTGTGTTACATTTGCTCCAG CTGCTTGTATGACATGGGAGTTGGCAGAGTCCGGCACACATTTTATTACTTCAGTTATTAATGCTGCTGATTTGGTGCCAACATTTTCAGCTGCTTCAGTAGACGATCTGCGAACTGAG GTGACAGCATCAGCTTGGCTGAACGACCTTCGAAGTCAAATTGAGCAGACAAGAATACTGAGTACAGTTTATCGTTCTGCTACTGCCCTTGGGTCTAGACTTCCATCAATTGCCAGTGCTAAAGCAAGAGTAGCTGGGGCTGGTGCTATCCTACGCCCCGTTTCTAGTGGCACACAG GTTGTGATGAGGAGAGCTCGGAACGTGGCTCAGGCTGCATGGACTCGACAACCACTCCGCCTATCATCATGGTCATGTATTGGGCCCCGTCGTCGCAACAAACCCTCTGTCTCAGGTTTAAGATTAGAAGAAAGCGGTAGAGAATCCTCCACTTCAACTGAAACTATTGAACCTCTGGTGACATTAACTGGGACCACCACTGTGGAAACCACAGAGGTCATCACCTCGGAGGGTGTAGGATGGACTTCAGAAATAGGGTGCTCTCATACCTGTGAAACATCCCATGCTGCTGATGTGGAGGATGATAACAATGATAGTGATGGTGAAGATCTCATGAGTCATGGTAGGAAGGAGGACAGCATGACTGAGGTTGAGCTGTGGCAGCAACTTGAGAATGAGTTGTACAGGCCGAGGGAGAATGGAGAAGCTGAAATGGACAAAGAAATACAGGAGGAGAATGCTGCTGCTGCTGAGGTAGCCGAGAGCACATCAGAGGGTGTGCTCACCGAAACGAAGGAGGTTCATAGGTTCTACCCCCCAGGAAAAATCATGCACATAGTGACCATCCTTCCTGATGAGACAACAGACCAAGATGTAAATGCCGATGATGACGATGAAAGCACAGAACCAGAGCCTAAGATTGGGATTTTCTTGACACCAAGGACATTATATGGTAAATTGAGGCTCTCGCAGACAATGATCAACGACCATTACATGCCAAGTTACAAAAGGAATATTGAGCTTGTGATCAGCGAACTTGAGAAAGAAATCTCTACAGATGGATCCCTTCATGATGAAGTTGCTTTGTAG